From the Candidatus Aminicenantes bacterium genome, one window contains:
- a CDS encoding heparan-alpha-glucosaminide N-acetyltransferase domain-containing protein, producing MSEEKKRYFFIDQFRGWAVVFMVETHVVNAFLHYGLRSSLAYKAIDFFNGLIAPSFLFIAGFSFAIVAERKWDDFLKPGRVFWKQFRRCLQILMVGYLLHLPQFSLRRLYHSLKWGHNHPFWGVDVLHAIAISLLLMLLLVPLCRRKKFYFTFLAGAAVAVSLLTPLLFWLPVEKYVPWVFAGYLKRLPYSQFPLFPWMGFAFMGAAVSSLWLKARQTGAELRFFRRLFFAGLALIVVFLFIALQPLVPVALGSFNPAKPLFFFLKLGLVLMLLSLLWWIEQKKGERPVLVTRVGQESLTAYAFHIAVIFGGFFGPHGHSFAFLIKMTRSWA from the coding sequence ATGAGCGAAGAGAAGAAACGCTATTTTTTCATCGACCAGTTCAGGGGCTGGGCGGTGGTGTTCATGGTCGAGACCCACGTGGTCAACGCCTTCCTGCATTACGGCCTGCGCTCCTCGTTGGCCTACAAGGCCATCGATTTCTTCAACGGCCTGATCGCCCCCTCCTTCCTGTTCATCGCCGGCTTCTCGTTCGCGATCGTGGCCGAGCGCAAGTGGGACGACTTCCTGAAGCCGGGCAGGGTTTTCTGGAAGCAGTTCCGGCGCTGCCTGCAGATCCTCATGGTCGGCTACCTGCTGCACCTGCCGCAATTCTCCCTGCGCCGGCTTTATCATTCCCTGAAATGGGGTCACAATCACCCGTTCTGGGGCGTCGACGTGCTGCACGCCATCGCCATCTCGCTGCTGCTGATGCTGCTCCTCGTCCCACTCTGTCGGCGCAAGAAATTTTATTTCACTTTCCTGGCCGGGGCGGCCGTCGCCGTCTCGCTGCTGACGCCGCTGCTGTTCTGGCTGCCGGTCGAGAAGTACGTGCCCTGGGTTTTTGCCGGCTACCTGAAGCGGCTGCCCTATTCGCAGTTCCCCCTCTTCCCCTGGATGGGTTTCGCCTTTATGGGCGCCGCTGTCTCCAGTCTCTGGCTGAAGGCCAGGCAAACGGGGGCCGAGCTGCGCTTTTTCCGCCGGCTTTTCTTCGCCGGCCTCGCGCTGATCGTCGTGTTTTTGTTCATCGCGCTGCAGCCGCTTGTCCCGGTCGCCCTGGGCTCGTTCAACCCGGCCAAGCCGTTATTCTTTTTCCTTAAATTGGGTCTGGTTTTAATGTTGCTTTCTCTTCTATGGTGGATCGAGCAGAAAAAAGGGGAGCGGCCGGTGCTGGTGACCCGGGTCGGCCAGGAGTCGCTCACCGCCTACGCCTTCCACATCGCCGTCATTTTCGGCGGCTTTTTCGGTCCCCACGGCCACAGCTTTGCCTTTCTCATCAAGATGACCCGCTCCTGGGC